Part of the Streptomyces europaeiscabiei genome is shown below.
TGTCCCAACACCGACCCACACACGGGGGAAACAAAGTGCTGCGCATTCACTTCACCGAAGGGGACCTGGCCCGCGTCCATCTGGCCCGGGAGCCTGACCCGGTCTGGGAGACCCTGCTGGGTCTGCACCACCTGACCACGCCACGGTGCGGACTGCCGATCTTCACCCCCTGGCGGCGCGACGCCCGCGCCAGAGTGGCCGAGGGCCACCTGGCGGGCCCGGTGCGGATGCTCTCCACCCTGGCCCCCGCCTCGGCGGGATACTGGCCCGACTTCCTGACCCCCGGCGCCTCGGCCGATGGTCTGGAGGCGGCGCTGGAGGCACTGCGGGGCACTCCCAAACCGCAGCTGCGTCAGGAGATGGACCGGCTGGCCGAGACCCACCCGCTGCCTCGCTGGGCACACCGCCTCGCCGAGGGCGAGCCGCACCGGATGGAGGAGGTCGCGACGGCATTCCGTCTGGTGCACCGCACGATCATCACGCCTGACTGGACCGGGGCCGCCAGGACCACTGAGGGCGACCGGGCCCTGCGGACACGCGTCCTGCGCGATCGCGGTGTGCACGGACTGCTTGACTCCTTCCGTCCACTGATGGACTGGCAGCCACCCGTGCTGCACGTGCGCTACCCGGAAGACC
Proteins encoded:
- a CDS encoding winged helix-turn-helix domain-containing protein, which codes for MLRIHFTEGDLARVHLAREPDPVWETLLGLHHLTTPRCGLPIFTPWRRDARARVAEGHLAGPVRMLSTLAPASAGYWPDFLTPGASADGLEAALEALRGTPKPQLRQEMDRLAETHPLPRWAHRLAEGEPHRMEEVATAFRLVHRTIITPDWTGAARTTEGDRALRTRVLRDRGVHGLLDSFRPLMDWQPPVLHVRYPEDRDLHLGGRGLRLIPSHFCWKTPIALADPSLPQVLAYPVTHPPAWAPSVTRDRRPEALATLLGRTRARVLAALDTTATTGEVAQRLSISASSASEHITALREVSLAHSQRTGSQVVHTLTPLGTALLRGELPPHYPAVREDGS